In the Danio rerio strain Tuebingen ecotype United States chromosome 8, GRCz12tu, whole genome shotgun sequence genome, one interval contains:
- the znf366 gene encoding zinc finger protein 366 isoform X3, whose protein sequence is MDSSESKRSEDASSRSVDLALLPPHHPVFPHPHRFTPEMIDLSRLRLHRVLHTVKNGRDFNVQVKQELPLWPPSPLLLRSPAPYFPPFHPSLVPFPFLLPGSVPNLSPNPFYPSEPFHVHRRPPDGPEKLNVHVDDSYYVDVGGDQKRWKCRMCEKSYTSKYNLITHILGHSGIKPHACSLCGKLFKQLSHLHTHMLTHQGTRPHKCQVCHKAFTQTSHLKRHMMQHSDVKPYSCSVCGRGFAYPSELRAHELKHERGQENVCVECGLDFPTLAQLKRHLTAHRGPVQYACSECGKSFQYPSQLQNHMMKHKDIRPFICSECGMEFVQSHHLKQHTLTHKGVKEHKCRICGREFTLLANMKRHVLIHTNIRAYQCELCYKSFVQKQTLKAHMIVHSDIKPYKCKICISDPCTRILNSQAV, encoded by the exons ATGGACTCGTCGGAGAGCAAGCGTTCAGAAGACGCGAGCAGCAGAAGTGTAGATCTGGCTCTTCTTCCTCCTCATCATCCTGTATTTCCTCATCCTCACCGATTCACGCCAGAAATGATCGACCTCAGCCGGCTGCGTCTGCACCGTGTGCTGCACACTGTCAAAAATGGACGggatttcaatg TGCAGGTGAAGCAGGAGCTGCCGCTGTGGCCTCCATCTCCACTCCTCCTCCGCTCTCCAGCTCCATACTTCCCTCCATTCCACCCCAGCCTCGTCCCGTTCCCGTTCCTGCTTCCCGGCTCCGTCCCAAATCTCTCCCCGAACCCTTTCTACCCCAGCGAGCCTTTCCATGTGCACCGCAGGCCTCCGGACGGGCCTGAGAAGCTGAACGTGCATGTAGACGACAGCTACTATGTGGATGTGGGAGGAGATCAGAAACGCTGGAAGTGTCGGATGTGCGAGAAATCCTACACCTCTAAATACAACCTGATCACGCATATATTGGGCCACAGCGGGATCAAACCGCACGCCTGCAGTCTGTGCGGGAAACTCTTCAAGCAGCTGAGCCACCTGCACACGCACATGCTCACACACCAGGGAACCAGACCGCATAAGTGCCAG GTGTGCCACAAGGCCTTCACGCAGACCAGTCACCTGAAGAGGCACATGATGCAGCACAGCGATGTGAAGCCGTACAGCTGCAGTGTGTGTGGACGGGGTTTTGCGTATCCCAGCGAGCTGCGAGCGCACGAGCTCAAACACGAGCGCGGacaggagaacgtgtgtgtggaGTGCGGACTGGACTTCCCCACGCTGGCACAGCTGAAGCGGCATCTGACGGCGCACCGCGGGCCCGTGCAGTACGCCTGCAGCGAGTGCGGGAAGAGCTTCCAGTACCCGAGTCAGCTGCAGAACCACATGATGAAGCACAAGGACATCCGGCCGTTCATCTGCAGCGAGTGCGGGATGGAGTTTGTGCAGTCGCACCATCTCAAACAACACACACTGACGCACAAG ggagTGAAGGAGCACAAGTGTCGCATCTGTGGCCGTGAGTTCACACTGCTGGCCAACATGAAGCGCCACGTTCTGATCCACACCAACATCCGCGCGTATCAGTGTGAGCTGTGCTACAAGAGCTTCGTGCAGAAACAGACGCTCAAGGCTCACATGATCGTCCACTCCGACATCAAACCCTACAAATGCAAG ATATGCATTTCAGATCCCTGCACAAGAATATTGAACTCTCAGGCTGTTTAA
- the znf366 gene encoding zinc finger protein 366 isoform X1, producing the protein MDSSESKRSEDASSRSVDLALLPPHHPVFPHPHRFTPEMIDLSRLRLHRVLHTVKNGRDFNVQVKQELPLWPPSPLLLRSPAPYFPPFHPSLVPFPFLLPGSVPNLSPNPFYPSEPFHVHRRPPDGPEKLNVHVDDSYYVDVGGDQKRWKCRMCEKSYTSKYNLITHILGHSGIKPHACSLCGKLFKQLSHLHTHMLTHQGTRPHKCQVCHKAFTQTSHLKRHMMQHSDVKPYSCSVCGRGFAYPSELRAHELKHERGQENVCVECGLDFPTLAQLKRHLTAHRGPVQYACSECGKSFQYPSQLQNHMMKHKDIRPFICSECGMEFVQSHHLKQHTLTHKGVKEHKCRICGREFTLLANMKRHVLIHTNIRAYQCELCYKSFVQKQTLKAHMIVHSDIKPYKCKLCGKEFNRMHNLMGHMHLHSDSKPFKCLYCASKFTLKGNLTRHMKIKHGIMDQGLDARVCRRRGRLCLSGPLRILSRIGQDEPFDLSQKNPLRLSQSDGESVRGGSSSREEDEDSVYRMSQYSPDRENPAEARDQEDEKKTSHLAQIHSDKEEDF; encoded by the exons ATGGACTCGTCGGAGAGCAAGCGTTCAGAAGACGCGAGCAGCAGAAGTGTAGATCTGGCTCTTCTTCCTCCTCATCATCCTGTATTTCCTCATCCTCACCGATTCACGCCAGAAATGATCGACCTCAGCCGGCTGCGTCTGCACCGTGTGCTGCACACTGTCAAAAATGGACGggatttcaatg TGCAGGTGAAGCAGGAGCTGCCGCTGTGGCCTCCATCTCCACTCCTCCTCCGCTCTCCAGCTCCATACTTCCCTCCATTCCACCCCAGCCTCGTCCCGTTCCCGTTCCTGCTTCCCGGCTCCGTCCCAAATCTCTCCCCGAACCCTTTCTACCCCAGCGAGCCTTTCCATGTGCACCGCAGGCCTCCGGACGGGCCTGAGAAGCTGAACGTGCATGTAGACGACAGCTACTATGTGGATGTGGGAGGAGATCAGAAACGCTGGAAGTGTCGGATGTGCGAGAAATCCTACACCTCTAAATACAACCTGATCACGCATATATTGGGCCACAGCGGGATCAAACCGCACGCCTGCAGTCTGTGCGGGAAACTCTTCAAGCAGCTGAGCCACCTGCACACGCACATGCTCACACACCAGGGAACCAGACCGCATAAGTGCCAG GTGTGCCACAAGGCCTTCACGCAGACCAGTCACCTGAAGAGGCACATGATGCAGCACAGCGATGTGAAGCCGTACAGCTGCAGTGTGTGTGGACGGGGTTTTGCGTATCCCAGCGAGCTGCGAGCGCACGAGCTCAAACACGAGCGCGGacaggagaacgtgtgtgtggaGTGCGGACTGGACTTCCCCACGCTGGCACAGCTGAAGCGGCATCTGACGGCGCACCGCGGGCCCGTGCAGTACGCCTGCAGCGAGTGCGGGAAGAGCTTCCAGTACCCGAGTCAGCTGCAGAACCACATGATGAAGCACAAGGACATCCGGCCGTTCATCTGCAGCGAGTGCGGGATGGAGTTTGTGCAGTCGCACCATCTCAAACAACACACACTGACGCACAAG ggagTGAAGGAGCACAAGTGTCGCATCTGTGGCCGTGAGTTCACACTGCTGGCCAACATGAAGCGCCACGTTCTGATCCACACCAACATCCGCGCGTATCAGTGTGAGCTGTGCTACAAGAGCTTCGTGCAGAAACAGACGCTCAAGGCTCACATGATCGTCCACTCCGACATCAAACCCTACAAATGCAAG CTGTGTGGAAAGGAGTTTAACAGAATGCATAATCTGATGGGCCACATGCACttgcattctgacagcaaaccCTTCAAATGCCTTTACTGCGCCAGCAAGTTCACGCTGAAGGGGAACCTGACGCGCCACATGAAGATCAAACACGGCATCATGGACCAGGGCCTGGATGCTCGCG TGTGCAGACGCCGGGGTCGGTTGTGTCTCTCGGGCCCCCTGCGGATCCTGTCCCGCATCGGTCAGGACGAACCCTTCGATCTGTCCCAGAAAAACCCACTGCGTCTTTCTCAATCTGACGGCGAGAGCGTCCGCGGCGGCAGCTCCAGTCGAGAGGAGGACGAGGACAGCGTCTACAGAATGAGCCAATACAGTCCTGACAGAGAAAACCCTGCGGAGGCCCGAGACCAGGAGGACGAAAAGAAGACATCACACCTCGCACAGATACACAGCGACAAGGAGGAGGATTTCTGA
- the znf366 gene encoding zinc finger protein 366 isoform X2 has protein sequence MDSSESKRSEDASSRSVDLALLPPHHPVFPHPHRFTPEMIDLSRLRLHRVLHTVKNGRDFNVQVKQELPLWPPSPLLLRSPAPYFPPFHPSLVPFPFLLPGSVPNLSPNPFYPSEPFHVHRRPPDGPEKLNVHVDDSYYVDVGGDQKRWKCRMCEKSYTSKYNLITHILGHSGIKPHACSLCGKLFKQLSHLHTHMLTHQGTRPHKCQVCHKAFTQTSHLKRHMMQHSDVKPYSCSVCGRGFAYPSELRAHELKHERGQENVCVECGLDFPTLAQLKRHLTAHRGPVQYACSECGKSFQYPSQLQNHMMKHKDIRPFICSECGMEFVQSHHLKQHTLTHKGVKEHKCRICGREFTLLANMKRHVLIHTNIRAYQCELCYKSFVQKQTLKAHMIVHSDIKPYKCKQTLQMPLLRQQVHAEGEPDAPHEDQTRHHGPGPGCSRVQTPGSVVSLGPPADPVPHRSGRTLRSVPEKPTASFSI, from the exons ATGGACTCGTCGGAGAGCAAGCGTTCAGAAGACGCGAGCAGCAGAAGTGTAGATCTGGCTCTTCTTCCTCCTCATCATCCTGTATTTCCTCATCCTCACCGATTCACGCCAGAAATGATCGACCTCAGCCGGCTGCGTCTGCACCGTGTGCTGCACACTGTCAAAAATGGACGggatttcaatg TGCAGGTGAAGCAGGAGCTGCCGCTGTGGCCTCCATCTCCACTCCTCCTCCGCTCTCCAGCTCCATACTTCCCTCCATTCCACCCCAGCCTCGTCCCGTTCCCGTTCCTGCTTCCCGGCTCCGTCCCAAATCTCTCCCCGAACCCTTTCTACCCCAGCGAGCCTTTCCATGTGCACCGCAGGCCTCCGGACGGGCCTGAGAAGCTGAACGTGCATGTAGACGACAGCTACTATGTGGATGTGGGAGGAGATCAGAAACGCTGGAAGTGTCGGATGTGCGAGAAATCCTACACCTCTAAATACAACCTGATCACGCATATATTGGGCCACAGCGGGATCAAACCGCACGCCTGCAGTCTGTGCGGGAAACTCTTCAAGCAGCTGAGCCACCTGCACACGCACATGCTCACACACCAGGGAACCAGACCGCATAAGTGCCAG GTGTGCCACAAGGCCTTCACGCAGACCAGTCACCTGAAGAGGCACATGATGCAGCACAGCGATGTGAAGCCGTACAGCTGCAGTGTGTGTGGACGGGGTTTTGCGTATCCCAGCGAGCTGCGAGCGCACGAGCTCAAACACGAGCGCGGacaggagaacgtgtgtgtggaGTGCGGACTGGACTTCCCCACGCTGGCACAGCTGAAGCGGCATCTGACGGCGCACCGCGGGCCCGTGCAGTACGCCTGCAGCGAGTGCGGGAAGAGCTTCCAGTACCCGAGTCAGCTGCAGAACCACATGATGAAGCACAAGGACATCCGGCCGTTCATCTGCAGCGAGTGCGGGATGGAGTTTGTGCAGTCGCACCATCTCAAACAACACACACTGACGCACAAG ggagTGAAGGAGCACAAGTGTCGCATCTGTGGCCGTGAGTTCACACTGCTGGCCAACATGAAGCGCCACGTTCTGATCCACACCAACATCCGCGCGTATCAGTGTGAGCTGTGCTACAAGAGCTTCGTGCAGAAACAGACGCTCAAGGCTCACATGATCGTCCACTCCGACATCAAACCCTACAAATGCAAG caaaccCTTCAAATGCCTTTACTGCGCCAGCAAGTTCACGCTGAAGGGGAACCTGACGCGCCACATGAAGATCAAACACGGCATCATGGACCAGGGCCTGGATGCTCGCG TGTGCAGACGCCGGGGTCGGTTGTGTCTCTCGGGCCCCCTGCGGATCCTGTCCCGCATCGGTCAGGACGAACCCTTCGATCTGTCCCAGAAAAACCCACTGCGTCTTTCTCAATCTGA